The Pseudomonas sp. MH9.2 genomic interval CCGGGGGTGGCCGAGACGAAAATCGTCTGCGGACTGACGCTTTCCCACTCATCGAAGCGCATCGGCCGGTTATCCAGAGCCGACGGCAGACGGAAGCCATACTCGACCAGGGTTTCCTTTCGTGAGCGGTCCCCCTTATACATCGCGCCCACCTGCGGCACGCTGACGTGGGATTCGTCGATCACCAGCAATGCATCGGCCGGCAAGTAGTCATACAACGTCGGCGGCGGCGCACCGGAAGGTCGTCCAGACAGGTAGCGTGAGTAGTTTTCGATACCGTTGCAGTAGCCCAGTTCCAGGATCATCTCCAGATCGAAGCGGGTGCGCTGCTCCAGCCGTTGCGCTTCCACCAGCTTGTTATTGCTGCGCAGGTACTCCAGCCGCTCCTGAAGCTCGACCTTGATCCCTTCCATCGCATCCAGCAGTGTTTCGCGCGGCGTTACGTAGTGACTCTTCGGATAGAACGTAAAGCGTGGCAGTTTGCGAATCACTGCGCCCGTCAGCGGGTCGAAGGCCGAAATGTTCTCGACCTCGTCGTCGAACAGCTCGATGCGGATCGCTTCGAAGTCCGATTCAGCCGGGTGGATGTCGATCACGTCCCCGCGCACGCGAAACGTCGCACGAGCAAAGTCCACGTCGTTGCGAGTGTATTGCAAGTCAGCCAGACGCCGAAGCAGCTCGCGCTGATCGAGTTTGTCACCACGATCGACGTGCAGCACCATCTTCAAATACGTCTCGGGGCTGCCCAAACCGTAGATGCACGACACCGTGGTGACGATGATCGCGTCCTTGCGCTCCAGCAACGCCTTGGTCGCCGACAACCGCATCTGCTCGATGTGGTCATTGATCGAAGCATCCTTCTCGATAAACGTATCCGACGACGGCACGTATGCTTCTGGCTGGTAGTAATCGTAGTAAGAAACGAAATACTCGACTGCGTTGTTCGGAAAGAACGCCTTGAACTCACCATACAACTGCGCTGCCAAGGTTTTGTTCGGCGCCAGCACCAGGGTCGGACGCTGCACTTGCGCGATCACGTTGGCGATGCTGAAGGTCTTGCCCGAACCGGTTACGCCGAGCAATGTCTGGTGCGCCAGCCCGGCCTCGATCCCTTCGACCATCAAGCGAATAGCTTCCGGCTGATCACCGGCCGGCTGGAAACGGGTTACGAGCTCAAACTCAGACATACGCTACCTCTGGGTTCATTCCGGCCTGCAAAACAGCGCTGAAACGAGAAAACCGCGAACGACCGATGCCGCCGGGAAAAGACATGAAGAGACTATAAATGGAGTCAAAGACATCACCTTTCAAGCGACCCATCCTACAAGCCCAAAACAATTGCGGTTGCAATTTGACTAACGGTCGAAAAATAAACGTGGAAAACCCTAAAAAACTCTGAAAAACGCGCTTCAGCCTGTCGCAGCGCTGAACGATGCTCTCTATACTAGGTCCC includes:
- the uvrB gene encoding excinuclease ABC subunit UvrB, which produces MSEFELVTRFQPAGDQPEAIRLMVEGIEAGLAHQTLLGVTGSGKTFSIANVIAQVQRPTLVLAPNKTLAAQLYGEFKAFFPNNAVEYFVSYYDYYQPEAYVPSSDTFIEKDASINDHIEQMRLSATKALLERKDAIIVTTVSCIYGLGSPETYLKMVLHVDRGDKLDQRELLRRLADLQYTRNDVDFARATFRVRGDVIDIHPAESDFEAIRIELFDDEVENISAFDPLTGAVIRKLPRFTFYPKSHYVTPRETLLDAMEGIKVELQERLEYLRSNNKLVEAQRLEQRTRFDLEMILELGYCNGIENYSRYLSGRPSGAPPPTLYDYLPADALLVIDESHVSVPQVGAMYKGDRSRKETLVEYGFRLPSALDNRPMRFDEWESVSPQTIFVSATPGNYEAEHAGRVIEQLVRPTGLVDPQIEIRPALTQVDDLLSEIGKRVAVGERVLVTTLTKRMSEDLTDYLADHGVRVRYLHSDIETVERVEIIRDLRLGTFDVLVGINLLREGLDMPEVSLVAILDADKEGFLRSERSLIQTIGRAARNLNGRAILYADRITGSMERAIGETDRRRDKQIAYNLEHGITPKGVFKDVADIMEGAVVPGSRSKKRKGMAKAAEENAKYEAELRTPGEIGKRIRQLEEKMYQLARDLEFEAAAQMRDEIGKLRERLLTV